TTATTAATATTAATTGGTGCATACAAATAATCAAGATGATTTGACTCTTTGATTAAATCTATATTATTTTTGATTAAAAGTATTACATAAATATTATTTTCTATACTTTTTTTTATTAGCTCTTCATAATTGTTTATTTCAATATTTAAAAAAAGTATATTTAAATGTTTAATTTTATCAATGACTTCTTCAAAATTTGAACAATAGCTAATAGTAGTGTTTTCTATTTTTTTATTTGAAATCTTCTTAAAATCATCTAAATAAGTAGAATTTGTATCAGCTATTAATACATTAAAACGCATTTCTCACCTTAAATTTTATTATAGTTTTACATAAAGTAGCTTCAATATTACTTATTGTCTATATGTACTACTACATAGAAATAAAAAAATTATTTATTAAAAATTTTAAGTGCATTGTTTAAATCTTCTTGAGTATCAATACCAAAAGACCTAGATTCTACTTTAACCATTGCAATATGGTATCCATTATCAATAGCTCTAAGCTGTTCAAGCTTTTCTACATTTTCTAATTTTGATGGTTTTAGTGAACAAAATTTATTTAATGATTTTTTTGTAAAGCCATAAATACCTAAGTGTCCATTATAAATTGAGTTCTCATAATGGTCTCTATGATAAGGCACTTTTGCACGTGAGAAATAAATTGCATTTAAATTTTCATCAAGTATAACTTTTACATGATTTGGATCATCAGCTAATTCAGAGCTTATTTCTTTATGACATGAAACAATCATTATATCTTCATTGTTTTCTTTTACTTTTGAAACTCTATTTATTACAGCTTGAACAACTTCTTTTTCAATAAAAGGCTCATCTGCTTGAAC
This sequence is a window from Poseidonibacter parvus. Protein-coding genes within it:
- the kdsB gene encoding 3-deoxy-manno-octulosonate cytidylyltransferase, with the protein product MIIIPARLNSSRFANKILVDILGLPMVIKTAKQVSSLDKVVIATDSQEVIDLAQEHGFDAVMTSSEHQSGTDRINEAVNKLNLDENEIIVNVQADEPFIEKEVVQAVINRVSKVKENNEDIMIVSCHKEISSELADDPNHVKVILDENLNAIYFSRAKVPYHRDHYENSIYNGHLGIYGFTKKSLNKFCSLKPSKLENVEKLEQLRAIDNGYHIAMVKVESRSFGIDTQEDLNNALKIFNK